The proteins below come from a single Aegilops tauschii subsp. strangulata cultivar AL8/78 chromosome 6, Aet v6.0, whole genome shotgun sequence genomic window:
- the LOC109781439 gene encoding probable bifunctional riboflavin biosynthesis protein RIBA 2, chloroplastic produces MSSIAPSSSSIAVLRRQPVQFLGGSDVSKQAKGSVSYSFPTNSRNANMKSVGLKIAASLKKNSGFPADGCLENDDTLSLKSTSVRAQDHPTTNSVIPVDSVVAAEIISTDLSCVVDTLSNEEDDAELDLDSPTEGFSSISEAIEDIRQGKLVIVVDDESRENEGDLILAASLVTPEAMAFIVRHSTGIVCVSMKENDLERLNLPLMVSTKENEEKLCTAFTITVDAKEGTTTGVSAKDRAKTVMTLASPYSKPEDFNRPGHIFPLKYRDGGVLKRAGHTEASVDLAVLAGLPPVGVLCEIVDEDGSMARLPKLRVFAEKNNLKIVSIADLIRYRRKRDRLIERASVARLPLRWGNVRAYCYRSVIDGIEHIAMVKGEIGDGQDILVRVHSECLTGDIFGSARCDCGDQLAMSMERIEKAGRGVLVYLRGHEGRGIGLGHKLRAYNLQDEGRDTVEANEELGLPVDSREYGIGAQILRDLGVRSMKLMTNNPAKYVGLKGYGLSIVGRVPLVTPITTENQRYLETKRTKMGHVYSN; encoded by the exons ATGTCTTCGATTGCGCCGTCGTCTTCGTCCATCGCCGTGCTTCGCCGCCAACC AGTGCAGTTCTTGGGAGGCAGTGATGTTTCCAAGCAGGCAAAGGGATCAGTTTCTTATTCTTTTCCCACAAATTCGAGAAATGCCAACATGAAGTCTGTGGGCTTGAAGATAGCAGCATCCTTAAAAAAGAATAGTGGATTTCCAGCTGATGGTTGCTTGGAAAATGATGACACTCTGTCACTAAAGAGCACTTCTGTGCGAGCCCAGGACCATCCAACCACAAACTCTGTTATTCCTGTGGATTCTGTTGTTGCAGCAGAAATCATATCTACTGATCTGTCATGTGTCGTGGACACATTGTCAAACGAAGAAGACGATGCTGAACTTGATCTGGATAGCCCGACCGAGGGCTTCTCATCTATTTCGGAGGCTATTGAGGACATTCGACAAGGAAAA CTTGTGATTGTCGTTGATGACGAATCAAGAGAAAATGAAGGTGATCTTATATTGGCTGCTTCTTTGGTTACCCCAGAGGCTATGGCTTTCATAGTAAGGCATAGCACAGGAATTGTGTGTGTTAGCATGAAAGAAAATGATCTGGAAAGATTGAACCTTCCTTTGATGGTTTCAACAAAGGAAAATGAGGAGAAGCTATGTACTGCTTTCACCATTACTGTG GATGCTAAAGAAGGCACAACGACTGGGGTATCTGCAAAGGATAGGGCAAAGACAGTCATGACTCTTGCATCTCCTTACTCAAAGCCTGAAGATTTCAATCGGCCTGGCCATATTTTCCCTCTGAAGTACAGAGATGGGGGTGTTCTCAAACGAGCTGGACACACTGAAGCATCTGTTGATCTTGCTGTGCTGGCTGGGTTACCTCCTGTTGGAGTACTCTGTGAGATTGTGGATGAGGATGGCTCCATGGCTCGCTTACCCAAGCTGCGCGTGTTTGCTGAAAAGAATAATTTGAAGATCGTATCGATTGCTGACTTGATTAG ATATAGGAGAAAAAGAGACAGACTAATTGAACGTGCATCTGTTGCACGCTTACCTTTGAGATGGGGCAATGTCCGTGCTTACTGCTACAGATCTGTTATTGATGGGATCGAGCATATCGCAATGGTGAAA GGTGAGATTGGAGATGGTCAAGATATTCTTGTGAGGGTCCATTCCGAGTGTCTCACAGGAGACATTTTTGGATCAGCAAGATGTGATTGTGGTGACCAGCTTGCAATGTCAATGGAGAGGATTGAGAAGGCTGGAAGGGGTGTACTAGTTTATCTTCGTGGGCATGAAGGGAGGGGCATTGGTCTGGGTCACAAGCTTCGTGCTTATAACTTACAAGACGAAGGACGTGACACTGTGGAGGCTAACGAGGAACTAGGACTGCCTGTGGACTCGAGGGAATATGGGATCGGTGCACAG ATATTACGTGATCTAGGAGTCCGTTCAATGAAGTTGATGACTAACAATCCTGCCAAATATGTTGGTCTGAAGGGTTACGGGTTGAGCATTGTTGGTAGGGTGCCCTTGGTAACTCCAATAACCACTGAGAATCAGAGATACTTGGAGACCAAAAGAACGAAAATGGGGCATGTATACTCCAATTGA